A region of Cucumis melo cultivar AY chromosome 2, USDA_Cmelo_AY_1.0, whole genome shotgun sequence DNA encodes the following proteins:
- the LOC103504427 gene encoding LOW QUALITY PROTEIN: transcription initiation factor TFIID subunit 12-like (The sequence of the model RefSeq protein was modified relative to this genomic sequence to represent the inferred CDS: inserted 1 base in 1 codon) codes for MLRCSLGIEAEKRLLRLHRPVQSSLRLPSTPNSASQSFHGLLRVPSTSSPSSSLPNTSQGMQPTNQPWLPSSSQGKPPLPTPSYRPQANSSAMQQRSHIPQQQNHPLTPVSQQQQISSAPQQQPAQSHQPQEHFAQQFQPSRSSQGLPHQQQAARAQGRANPKASPLPPAQTNNAQASAPSRAITAEMEEPCSRILSKRSIGKLVNQIDPSERLDPEVEDILVDLAEEFVESITTFGCSLAKHRKSTTLEAKDILLHLEKNWNLTLPGFGSDEIKIFRKPLTNDTHRERLAAXKKSIVASEMASTRSSAGQAAGNTKSSLTKTPAV; via the exons ATGTTACGATGCTCCTTGGGAATTGAAG CTGAGAAACGACTTTTAAGGTTGCATAGACCAGTGCAATCTTCTCTTAGGCTGCCATCTACCCCAAACTCAGCCTCCCAAAGTTTCCATGGTCTCTTGAGAGTACCATCAACAAGTTCTCCAAGTTCTTCATTGCCAAACACATCACAAGGTATGCAACCCACCAACCAACCATGGTTGCCATCTAGCTCACAAGGAAAACCTCCGCTCCCAACACCTTCATATAGACCTCAGGCAAACTCATCTGCTATGCAACAAAGGTCACATATCCCTCAACAACAGAACCATCCCTTAACTCCAGTTTCTCAGCAGCAGCAAATTTCATCAGCTCCTCAACAACAACCTGCACAATCACATCAGCCGCAGGAGCATTTTGCACAACAATTTCAACCATCAAGGAGCTCGCAAGGCTTACCACATCAACAACAGGCTGCAAGAGCTCAGGGGCGAGCAAACCCTAAGGCTTCTCCTCTTCCACCTGCACAAACTAATAATGCACAGGCATCGGCCCCAAGCAGAGCTATAACTGCAGAAATGGAAGAACCCTGTAGTAGAATTCTCAGCAAAAGAAGTATTGGCAAATTGGTTAACCAAATCGATCCATCTGAGAGATTGGATCCTGAAGTGGAAGATATACTCGTTGATCTGGCAGAAGAGTTTGTTGAGTCAATTACAACATTCGGTTGCTCATTAGCGAAGCATCGCAAATCTACTACATTGGAAGCAAAAGACATCCTTCTacatcttgaaaaaaattggaatcTAACACTTCCTGGGTTTGGTAGTGACGAGATTAAGATATTCAGAAAACCGCTTACAAATGATACTCACAGAGAACGTCTTGCAG GTAAAAAATCTATTGTGGCAAGCGAGATGGCAAGTACCAGAAGTTCTGCTGGACAGGCCGCTGGAAATACCAAAAGCAGTCTAACAAAAACACCTGCAGTTTAG